One Microcoleus sp. AS-A8 DNA window includes the following coding sequences:
- a CDS encoding caspase family protein, which produces MPRIKRRHFLQSTASLLATLGFSQLDLQRAGDRYGRVLAQGTPRKLALLVGINEYPETGEYSALRGCITDVDMQRQLLINRFGFNPKNILTLTDKQATRQGILTAFEEHLIKQAQPGDVVVYHFSGHGSQVRDPDCDASNCLNSTFVPVDSAAATGTRGSGDVVEDIMGHTLFLLMYALKTENVTVVLDSCHSGGGTRGNLQVRSLRGGDQLQIANTEREYQQRLLSMVNLSPEDFKRLRRQGVAKGVVIASTKPDQLAADAAFHDIYAGAFTYVMTQYLWQQTRNEALGGIVANVARSTKKTSFTEQEPLVEVKLNSDYKQRNMYFVEQQTPPAEAVIVGVEGDRAQVWLGGLNPKSLQAFDQGAIFSIIDPQGNPQGQVILESRQAQTLMGQGKLLGKAQPGAFLQEQVRGVANNVSLCIGLDPSLGNDATAAKQALQSIRRIEAIPLQQKEVHYIFGRMTDAYSRQLQQQRVTKLPPVGSVGLFTPGLELIPDSFGTAGESISAATNRLQAKLKSLLAAHLVKLTLNSDSSRLNVTAAMNREDQKQVLATAFTVRGAVGQESFPNRPTQPLPADASKLPLGTRVQFRIDNKESRELYISILVIDPTGEISVIFPNQWSATDDVMRVKAGQTVQIPDPSKGDNFALVAQEPKGVAEVLIIASATPMSKALQGLREVATRDRSTRGPLTPNEPTEVIGNFLDDLDTGTRSSRSSNLGEPSQGVKGVDTSQMAAMSITFEVI; this is translated from the coding sequence ATGCCTCGCATCAAACGTCGTCACTTTTTGCAATCTACGGCTTCGCTGCTTGCGACTCTAGGTTTCAGCCAACTGGATCTTCAAAGAGCAGGCGATCGCTACGGTCGTGTTCTGGCTCAAGGGACACCGCGTAAACTGGCTTTGCTCGTGGGGATTAATGAATATCCCGAAACTGGTGAATATAGTGCTTTGCGGGGATGTATCACCGATGTCGATATGCAGCGACAACTCCTGATCAACCGCTTTGGTTTTAATCCCAAAAACATTCTCACCCTGACGGATAAACAGGCCACGCGTCAAGGCATCCTCACAGCCTTTGAGGAACACCTGATTAAGCAAGCCCAACCTGGGGATGTGGTGGTGTATCACTTCTCCGGACATGGTTCCCAAGTGCGTGACCCGGATTGTGATGCGTCCAATTGTCTCAACAGTACCTTTGTGCCTGTCGATAGTGCCGCCGCCACGGGCACTCGTGGGTCAGGAGATGTTGTGGAAGATATCATGGGGCATACCTTGTTTCTGTTGATGTACGCCCTGAAAACAGAAAATGTCACCGTCGTCCTCGATAGCTGCCACTCCGGGGGCGGCACGAGAGGAAATCTCCAAGTGCGATCGCTCAGAGGCGGCGATCAACTTCAAATCGCCAATACTGAACGAGAATATCAGCAGCGGTTGCTGTCTATGGTGAATCTTTCACCAGAGGACTTTAAGCGACTCCGCCGCCAAGGGGTGGCGAAAGGCGTGGTGATTGCCTCGACCAAACCCGACCAACTGGCCGCCGATGCAGCCTTCCACGATATTTATGCCGGTGCCTTTACCTATGTCATGACCCAATATCTGTGGCAGCAAACCAGGAATGAGGCACTCGGTGGCATAGTGGCGAATGTGGCTCGGAGTACTAAAAAAACGTCATTTACAGAGCAAGAACCCTTAGTCGAAGTCAAGCTGAACAGCGACTATAAGCAGCGCAACATGTACTTTGTTGAGCAACAGACGCCACCGGCAGAAGCCGTGATTGTGGGGGTAGAAGGCGATCGCGCTCAAGTGTGGTTGGGCGGCCTTAACCCCAAAAGTCTGCAAGCCTTTGATCAAGGAGCAATTTTCTCCATTATCGATCCCCAAGGCAACCCCCAAGGACAAGTCATTTTGGAATCACGCCAAGCACAAACATTAATGGGCCAGGGCAAACTGTTGGGCAAAGCTCAACCGGGAGCGTTTTTGCAGGAACAAGTGCGAGGGGTTGCCAACAATGTCAGCTTGTGCATTGGCCTTGACCCCTCCCTGGGCAACGACGCCACAGCCGCCAAACAAGCTCTGCAATCCATTCGGCGTATTGAAGCCATACCCCTGCAACAAAAGGAAGTGCATTACATCTTCGGGCGCATGACCGATGCTTATTCCCGACAGTTGCAACAACAGAGAGTCACAAAACTGCCTCCAGTTGGCAGTGTTGGCTTATTCACTCCCGGACTAGAGTTAATTCCTGACTCCTTCGGTACGGCGGGTGAATCCATCAGCGCTGCCACTAATCGCCTCCAAGCCAAGCTTAAATCCTTGCTAGCCGCCCATCTTGTAAAACTCACTCTCAATTCCGATTCATCCCGCCTGAACGTAACGGCAGCGATGAATCGAGAAGATCAAAAGCAAGTTCTCGCTACCGCTTTCACCGTTCGAGGGGCTGTGGGTCAAGAGTCTTTCCCCAATCGACCCACTCAACCCCTGCCTGCTGATGCCAGCAAGTTACCCCTAGGAACACGGGTGCAGTTTCGCATTGACAACAAGGAATCTCGCGAACTCTATATCAGCATCCTCGTGATCGATCCAACGGGTGAGATCTCGGTAATCTTCCCCAACCAATGGAGTGCAACCGACGATGTGATGCGAGTCAAAGCGGGGCAGACGGTACAGATTCCTGACCCCAGCAAGGGTGATAATTTTGCCCTGGTGGCTCAAGAACCGAAAGGAGTCGCAGAAGTGTTAATTATCGCCAGTGCTACCCCCATGAGCAAGGCGCTTCAAGGCTTACGGGAAGTTGCCACACGGGATAGAAGCACCAGAGGGCCATTGACTCCCAATGAACCCACGGAGGTGATTGGCAATTTTCTCGATGACCTTGACACGGGAACTCGTAGCAGTCGAAGCTCCAACTTGGGAGAGCCAAGTCAAGGCGTTAAGGGTGTGGATACCAGCCAGATGGCGGCAATGTCGATTACTTTTGAGGTGATTTGA
- a CDS encoding PAS domain S-box protein, which yields MSINLDDPTFEALLNYLKRTRGFDFTGYKRPSLMRLTKKRMQLVGAESFTDYLDYLEANPLEFNYLFDALLLNVTTFFRDLPAWNYLAQEVIPQILEMKPDNELIRVWTAGCASGEEAYTIAIILAEILGEEAFRSRVKIYATDLDEDAVSYGRLASYTARQLGNLPQPLRDKYFDSTRNAYTFRADLRRCVIFGRNNLVQDAPIGHLDLLICRNTLMYFNTETQARVLARFHFALKDRGFLFVGKAEMLLTHANLFTPVNLKHRIFAKLSQVSLRDRRLVLVEAGNTEVANHVMRNMRLRDEAFESLSVAQIVMDMHGKLAIANRQARILLNLTNADLERPLQDLELSYQPAELRSLIQKAYSERRPLQINNVEFSKVGESNSIWLDIDIIPLMDSQGELLGVLVVFQDETRYYQLQQKLLRSTQEVETAYEELQTANEELETTNEELQSTNEELETTNEELQSTNEELETMNEEIQSSNEELQATNDELRARTDEFKCVNAFLESILTSLQMGMVVLSNRLSVQLWNGEAVNLWGIPSNEAEGYFFFDLDLGLPVEQLREPVRACQNGASDYQEIVLEAVNRRGQSIHCRVICTPLIITNQQQGVILLMEDITHKKQP from the coding sequence ATGAGTATCAATCTAGACGATCCAACCTTTGAGGCATTACTAAACTATCTCAAGCGCACTCGCGGTTTCGACTTTACAGGCTATAAGCGTCCGTCACTGATGCGCTTGACGAAAAAGCGGATGCAACTCGTAGGAGCAGAGTCGTTTACGGACTATCTGGATTACCTGGAGGCAAACCCACTTGAGTTCAACTATCTATTTGATGCTCTACTGTTGAACGTCACTACGTTTTTCCGGGATTTACCCGCCTGGAACTATCTCGCTCAAGAGGTAATTCCCCAAATTCTGGAAATGAAGCCAGACAATGAGCTAATTCGCGTTTGGACGGCTGGCTGTGCTTCCGGTGAGGAAGCCTATACAATTGCCATAATTCTCGCGGAAATTCTTGGAGAAGAGGCATTCCGATCGCGGGTGAAAATCTACGCCACGGATTTAGATGAAGACGCTGTTAGTTATGGTCGCCTCGCCTCCTATACCGCCAGACAATTAGGAAATCTTCCTCAACCTCTGCGCGATAAATACTTCGACTCCACACGCAACGCCTACACGTTCCGCGCTGATTTGCGCCGATGCGTGATTTTTGGTCGCAACAACTTGGTTCAGGATGCTCCCATCGGTCATCTGGATTTGCTGATTTGCCGCAATACCCTGATGTATTTCAATACGGAGACTCAAGCACGCGTCCTCGCCCGTTTTCACTTCGCTCTCAAAGACAGGGGATTTCTATTTGTCGGCAAGGCGGAGATGCTGCTAACTCATGCCAATCTCTTTACACCGGTTAACCTCAAGCATCGAATTTTTGCCAAACTCTCCCAGGTGTCACTGCGCGATCGTCGATTAGTTCTTGTAGAAGCGGGCAACACCGAGGTCGCTAACCATGTGATGAGAAATATGCGTTTGCGGGATGAAGCTTTCGAGAGTCTATCCGTCGCCCAAATCGTGATGGATATGCACGGTAAGCTAGCCATCGCCAACCGACAAGCTCGCATTTTGTTGAATCTCACCAACGCCGATCTGGAACGCCCTCTACAGGATTTAGAACTCTCCTATCAACCTGCTGAACTGCGATCGCTCATCCAGAAAGCTTATAGCGAACGCCGCCCCCTCCAGATCAATAATGTGGAATTCTCGAAGGTGGGCGAGAGTAATTCCATCTGGTTAGACATTGACATTATCCCTTTAATGGATAGCCAGGGTGAACTCTTGGGCGTGTTAGTGGTGTTCCAGGATGAAACGCGCTACTACCAGTTGCAACAGAAACTTTTGCGTTCTACTCAGGAAGTGGAAACCGCTTATGAAGAACTCCAGACTGCCAACGAAGAACTAGAAACCACTAACGAAGAACTCCAAAGTACCAACGAAGAACTAGAAACCACCAACGAAGAACTCCAGAGTACCAATGAAGAATTGGAGACAATGAACGAGGAGATCCAATCTTCTAACGAGGAACTCCAAGCCACGAATGACGAACTGCGCGCTCGTACCGACGAATTTAAGTGCGTCAACGCCTTTTTGGAATCCATTCTCACCAGTCTACAGATGGGAATGGTCGTTTTAAGCAACCGCCTTTCTGTTCAACTTTGGAACGGTGAAGCCGTCAATTTATGGGGAATCCCCAGTAATGAGGCTGAAGGATATTTTTTCTTTGATTTGGATTTGGGTTTGCCCGTAGAGCAACTCAGGGAACCCGTCCGCGCCTGTCAAAATGGAGCATCAGATTACCAAGAGATTGTATTAGAGGCGGTTAACCGTCGCGGCCAATCCATCCATTGCCGGGTGATCTGCACACCCCTGATTATTACGAATCAGCAACAAGGCGTGATTCTTTTAATGGAGGACATTACCCATAAAAAACAGCCGTGA
- the speA gene encoding biosynthetic arginine decarboxylase, translating into MGVKLTPKAGNTLEESANEEQTQLKIKATAGVEPNPSHQLSPTKSWAIEDSEKLYRIQGWGEPYFSINAAGHVTVSPKGDRGGSLDLFELVESLRQRNLGLPLLIRFSDILEDRIERLNACFAKAIARYKYPGTYQGVFPVKCNQQRHLVEDLVRFGQPYQFGLEAGSKPELMIALATLKTPNSLLICNGYKDQEYIETALLAIRIGHKPVIVLEQLEEVPLVIEAARRLGIEPILGVRAKLTTKGTGRWGESTGDRAKFGLTLPEILSCVEQLRAAGILHSLQLLHFHIGSQISAIGVIKDAIREASQIYVELSALGANMHYLDVGGGLAIDYDGSKTNFYASKNYNMQNYANDIVAEVKEACEARQLAVPVLVSESGRAIASHQSVLVFDVLGTSDVPSETPVPLQEKEHLIIRNLWETYSNINVENYQEAYHDALQFLEEAKSLFSLGYLTLTQRARAEQLYWVCCHKILEIARTQDYVPDDLEDLEKTMASIYYVNLSVFQSVPDSWAIDQLFPILPIHRLNEEPTRRGILADLTCDSDGKIAKFIDLRDVKSVLELHPLREVGERDSSPIPNSPNPHSPIANRQSKEPYYLGLFLAGAYQEIMGNLHNLFGDTNAVHIHLTPRGYEIEHVVKGDTMKEVLGYVQYDAEDLVESIRRSTEQALQENRITLEESQLLLQNYEKSLSRYTYLNC; encoded by the coding sequence ATGGGGGTAAAGTTGACGCCCAAAGCAGGCAACACACTAGAAGAGAGCGCCAACGAGGAGCAAACGCAGCTCAAAATTAAAGCCACTGCTGGTGTTGAACCCAATCCGTCCCATCAGTTATCTCCTACGAAATCCTGGGCAATCGAGGATAGTGAGAAGCTTTATCGCATTCAGGGATGGGGAGAGCCCTACTTTTCAATTAACGCGGCGGGTCATGTTACGGTTTCCCCCAAAGGCGATCGCGGCGGTTCTCTGGATTTATTTGAACTCGTGGAGTCCCTGCGACAACGAAATCTGGGGTTACCCCTGTTAATTCGCTTTTCGGATATCTTGGAAGACCGGATCGAGCGGTTGAATGCTTGTTTCGCCAAAGCGATCGCTCGTTACAAGTACCCCGGCACCTACCAAGGCGTCTTTCCCGTCAAATGTAACCAGCAACGGCATCTGGTTGAAGATTTGGTGCGATTTGGTCAACCGTATCAATTCGGTCTAGAAGCGGGTTCTAAACCGGAACTGATGATTGCCCTAGCAACCTTGAAGACGCCTAATTCCTTGCTGATTTGTAATGGTTACAAAGACCAGGAATATATAGAAACCGCTCTATTAGCGATACGTATTGGCCACAAACCCGTGATTGTTCTTGAACAACTCGAAGAAGTGCCGTTGGTGATCGAGGCAGCACGGCGGTTAGGAATCGAACCCATCCTGGGAGTTCGAGCCAAACTCACGACAAAAGGCACGGGACGTTGGGGAGAATCCACTGGCGATCGCGCTAAATTTGGGCTGACACTTCCTGAAATCTTGAGTTGTGTTGAACAACTTCGTGCAGCAGGGATACTCCATTCATTGCAATTGCTGCATTTCCATATTGGCTCTCAAATCTCTGCCATTGGTGTGATTAAAGATGCCATCCGAGAAGCTAGTCAGATTTACGTTGAACTGAGCGCCTTGGGTGCTAATATGCACTACCTTGATGTCGGCGGCGGTTTAGCGATCGACTACGACGGTTCCAAAACCAATTTCTATGCCTCGAAAAACTACAACATGCAAAATTATGCCAATGACATTGTGGCCGAGGTCAAGGAAGCATGTGAGGCACGTCAGTTAGCTGTACCCGTTTTAGTGAGTGAGAGTGGTCGAGCGATCGCCTCCCATCAATCGGTTCTCGTCTTCGATGTTCTGGGCACGAGCGATGTTCCATCCGAAACACCTGTGCCGTTGCAGGAAAAAGAACATCTGATTATTCGCAACCTGTGGGAAACCTACAGTAACATCAACGTCGAGAATTACCAGGAAGCCTATCACGACGCCCTTCAGTTTCTAGAAGAAGCGAAAAGCTTGTTTAGTCTGGGTTATCTCACCCTCACCCAGCGGGCTAGAGCAGAGCAACTCTACTGGGTATGCTGCCATAAGATTCTGGAAATTGCCAGGACTCAGGATTATGTTCCGGATGACTTGGAAGACTTGGAAAAAACGATGGCGTCGATTTACTACGTCAACCTCTCCGTCTTTCAATCCGTACCCGATTCCTGGGCGATTGACCAACTGTTCCCGATTCTGCCCATCCATCGACTCAATGAAGAACCGACGCGCCGAGGGATTTTAGCGGATCTCACTTGTGACAGTGATGGCAAAATTGCCAAATTTATTGACCTGCGGGATGTCAAATCGGTGTTGGAATTACACCCTCTTAGAGAAGTAGGGGAGAGGGATTCATCTCCCATCCCAAATTCCCCCAATCCCCATTCCCCAATCGCCAATCGCCAATCCAAAGAACCTTACTACTTGGGTTTATTTCTAGCCGGTGCCTACCAAGAGATTATGGGCAACCTACATAATCTTTTTGGTGACACCAACGCCGTCCACATCCACTTAACCCCTAGGGGGTACGAAATAGAACATGTGGTGAAAGGCGACACCATGAAAGAGGTTTTGGGTTACGTGCAGTACGATGCCGAAGACTTGGTAGAAAGTATCCGCCGTAGCACCGAGCAAGCCCTGCAAGAGAACCGGATTACCCTGGAAGAATCTCAACTGTTGCTACAAAACTATGAGAAGAGTCTGAGCCGATACACTTATTTGAATTGTTAA
- a CDS encoding patatin-like protein, which yields MSEYTFKKPNFRREIRLGLVVYGGVSLAIYMNGVCREFYNAVRGRGIYKLIKALTDSDIVVDIISGTSAGGINGVLLSYALANSDLKEVVDFANFADIWRESGDILQLLREPSSSQTKVESVLNGEGYYQNQLKEAFEKGYNNKHSAPQGEWVSDFNELDLFITGTDIFGRIYKTFDDTGRVIEIKDHRAVFQLKHRRGRKEPFNLKRNQDLIPIFPEETCQSLAKLCRITSCFPVAFPVVDVELKGNNKIDQKLVEWGQLDNREFVENLQGQGHQLYFVDGGVLDNRPFSYTIKEMYYRTINRPVDRKLFYIDPSPDRFIDQDGFKNIGKPNTLQIIQDSLIGIPMYESIGNDLEAIKTHNEKVRRYKILLADTEAPTDSTTATLEASDIKETIYLRSRLISLRDRVLPLVLRMDQDFRIDSQKQAYLEKAANVLAEPITREKEKGKRDKIRQAFEKQIRNLDVEYSLRKHFYLIQILCQRLETESNLVEYQKLRYLSESVSRQIKLLEVIREALNQLLSNPIVSDCFYELLAQPKLDNQMRGHFYERLLRLHRFLLDAVGLENFLPDEGSDLGEIPANIFQSLPLKAREPFYHEWLSQTLISGILLQFKQKINKLQSPQEIEEKIWKNPAFNYDNQENEYFETILRKVELASEALIETSQLSASEEILPYFKQFRNLDKVVYPFEYLMNLKEKELIETIRISPNDASMGLGEGKTLEDKLAGDTLFAFGGFFKKSWRSNDILWGRLDGLNRILEALLTPESVKKFPEFLERQGNCRRGTPEFEAFTDNYLEFLLNESLPNILETERTQIISYLRKLSYPEKLTEQQLKLTIERLLSTLVLEGHREIVNTDLTNVLQDEIAEQLNWNRQRLQPNNSAKNRGKSTNIEEEERPQYHPVPGYFDRNVSALAASRLAEEAITHLSQGNSERFFREKYNVGQETVLDSIPRIILANISTQFALILRNIVLTTLGKRSSILRKSLTYNIFDKSLQLFYGWLQFTGPLAVRTSKYRPIFLLLQLILLLIAIAGVVIVIWQSSVWLMIVLSATLLFWLLEIMRKSSSRRR from the coding sequence ATGTCTGAATACACCTTTAAAAAACCTAACTTTCGTCGAGAAATTCGCTTAGGGCTGGTTGTTTATGGTGGGGTTTCACTCGCCATTTACATGAATGGAGTCTGTCGGGAATTTTATAATGCTGTACGTGGGCGGGGTATTTATAAACTGATTAAAGCCCTTACAGATTCGGATATTGTTGTCGATATTATATCGGGAACCTCCGCTGGCGGCATTAATGGTGTTCTTCTCAGTTATGCTTTGGCAAACAGCGATTTAAAAGAAGTGGTTGATTTTGCTAACTTTGCTGATATTTGGCGGGAAAGTGGCGATATTCTTCAACTTCTGCGGGAACCGAGTTCTAGCCAGACAAAAGTTGAGTCTGTTTTAAATGGCGAAGGTTATTATCAAAACCAGCTCAAAGAAGCGTTTGAAAAGGGCTATAACAATAAGCATTCTGCTCCTCAAGGAGAATGGGTATCCGATTTTAATGAACTTGATTTATTTATTACAGGCACAGATATTTTTGGGCGAATTTATAAAACCTTTGATGACACGGGAAGGGTGATTGAAATTAAAGACCATCGGGCGGTTTTTCAGCTCAAACATCGTCGGGGGAGAAAGGAGCCTTTTAATCTCAAAAGAAATCAAGATTTGATTCCGATTTTCCCCGAAGAAACTTGCCAATCTTTGGCTAAACTTTGTAGAATTACTTCTTGTTTTCCCGTAGCTTTTCCTGTAGTTGATGTGGAACTAAAGGGCAACAATAAAATCGATCAAAAATTAGTGGAGTGGGGTCAACTCGATAATCGGGAGTTTGTTGAGAATCTCCAAGGTCAAGGACATCAATTATACTTCGTAGATGGCGGTGTATTGGATAATCGTCCTTTTAGTTACACGATTAAGGAGATGTACTATCGCACCATCAACCGTCCTGTTGATCGCAAATTATTTTATATCGATCCAAGTCCAGATCGGTTCATTGATCAGGATGGTTTCAAGAATATAGGTAAGCCCAATACTTTACAGATTATCCAAGATTCTTTAATTGGAATACCCATGTATGAAAGTATTGGGAATGATTTAGAAGCGATCAAAACGCATAATGAGAAAGTCAGGCGTTACAAGATTCTTCTTGCCGATACAGAGGCTCCCACGGATTCAACAACGGCAACGTTAGAGGCGAGCGATATTAAAGAGACGATTTATCTGCGAAGTCGTCTGATTAGCTTGCGCGATCGCGTCCTACCTCTAGTATTGAGAATGGATCAGGACTTTAGAATTGATTCGCAAAAACAAGCCTACTTAGAAAAAGCCGCCAATGTATTAGCAGAGCCGATTACGAGAGAGAAAGAAAAGGGAAAACGAGATAAAATTCGCCAAGCTTTTGAGAAACAAATTCGGAACTTAGATGTTGAATACAGCTTAAGAAAGCACTTCTATCTTATCCAAATCCTTTGTCAACGCCTGGAAACGGAATCTAATTTAGTCGAATATCAAAAACTTCGTTATTTATCCGAAAGTGTATCGCGCCAAATTAAACTTTTGGAAGTGATTCGCGAAGCCTTAAATCAGTTATTAAGCAATCCGATAGTCAGTGATTGTTTTTATGAATTACTGGCACAACCCAAGCTGGATAATCAGATGCGGGGTCATTTCTATGAGCGCTTGCTACGACTTCACCGCTTTTTACTAGATGCTGTTGGCTTAGAGAATTTTTTACCGGATGAAGGCTCAGATTTAGGAGAAATACCAGCCAATATTTTCCAAAGTTTACCGTTGAAGGCTAGAGAGCCATTTTATCATGAATGGTTATCTCAAACCCTAATTTCTGGCATTTTGTTGCAATTTAAACAAAAAATTAATAAACTGCAAAGCCCACAAGAGATTGAAGAAAAGATTTGGAAAAATCCTGCCTTTAATTATGACAACCAAGAAAATGAGTATTTTGAAACGATTTTACGCAAAGTCGAACTTGCATCAGAAGCTTTAATTGAAACAAGCCAGCTAAGTGCCTCGGAAGAAATTCTCCCTTATTTTAAACAATTTAGAAATTTGGATAAAGTCGTTTATCCCTTTGAATATCTCATGAATTTGAAGGAAAAAGAACTCATTGAAACCATTCGGATTAGTCCTAACGATGCCAGCATGGGATTAGGAGAAGGGAAAACGCTAGAAGATAAATTAGCAGGAGATACCTTATTTGCTTTTGGTGGATTTTTTAAGAAATCTTGGCGTTCTAATGATATCCTCTGGGGACGGCTAGATGGACTCAATCGGATTTTGGAAGCGCTGTTAACACCTGAATCCGTGAAAAAGTTTCCAGAATTTTTGGAACGTCAGGGTAACTGTCGCAGAGGGACACCAGAGTTTGAAGCCTTTACAGATAATTATTTAGAATTTTTGCTAAATGAGTCCTTACCGAATATCCTCGAAACCGAACGAACCCAAATTATTAGCTATCTTAGGAAACTATCGTACCCAGAAAAACTGACAGAGCAACAACTTAAATTGACGATTGAGCGATTACTCAGTACTTTGGTACTGGAAGGCCATCGCGAAATTGTAAACACCGATTTAACGAACGTTCTCCAAGATGAAATTGCCGAACAACTTAATTGGAACAGACAGCGACTTCAACCTAATAATTCAGCTAAAAATCGAGGTAAATCAACTAACATTGAAGAGGAAGAAAGACCTCAATATCATCCAGTACCCGGGTACTTTGATCGCAACGTGAGTGCGCTAGCGGCTTCCAGATTAGCCGAGGAAGCAATTACCCATTTATCCCAGGGGAATAGCGAGAGGTTTTTCCGGGAAAAATACAATGTGGGTCAAGAGACTGTGTTGGATAGTATTCCGCGCATTATCTTGGCCAATATTTCAACCCAGTTCGCTCTAATTTTGAGAAATATTGTCTTAACGACATTAGGTAAGCGTTCCTCAATCTTACGCAAAAGCCTTACCTATAATATTTTCGATAAATCGTTACAACTCTTCTATGGATGGCTACAATTTACAGGCCCCTTAGCCGTTCGAACTTCTAAGTATCGACCGATTTTCTTACTCCTTCAGCTCATCTTACTCCTGATTGCGATCGCGGGTGTAGTAATTGTTATTTGGCAATCTTCGGTTTGGCTCATGATTGTGCTTAGTGCAACACTGCTGTTTTGGTTGCTGGAGATTATGCGGAAATCATCATCTCGCAGACGTTAG
- a CDS encoding chemotaxis protein CheB translates to MITNPEKSHQSDSQISSAQSPTSPAFDLVALTSSADGLNALTQVLSALAPDFPVPIVVVQHLSPRYPSLLAEILNRRTSLQVKQAEEGGHLSPGKVFIAPPDYHLLVNADGSLSLSQTEKVHFVRPAAEILFESVAQHYQQRAIAVVLTGGDGDGSTGVQTIKKMGGKVIAQDQATSKVWGMPAAAIATGCVDWVLPLDKIGKAITQLVVYGQLENQEG, encoded by the coding sequence GTGATTACCAATCCCGAAAAATCTCATCAAAGTGATAGCCAAATCTCTTCAGCGCAAAGCCCTACCTCTCCCGCCTTTGATCTTGTTGCACTAACCTCCTCAGCAGATGGACTAAATGCCTTGACTCAGGTTCTATCTGCCCTAGCGCCTGACTTTCCTGTTCCAATTGTGGTCGTACAACATCTGTCCCCTCGGTATCCCAGCCTATTAGCTGAAATCCTCAACCGCCGTACTTCCCTGCAAGTCAAGCAGGCGGAGGAAGGAGGTCACCTGAGTCCTGGTAAGGTGTTTATTGCCCCACCCGATTATCACCTGTTAGTGAATGCGGATGGCAGTCTTTCCCTTTCCCAAACGGAAAAAGTGCATTTTGTGCGCCCTGCGGCGGAGATATTATTCGAGTCGGTGGCACAACACTACCAACAACGGGCGATCGCAGTCGTCTTAACTGGAGGCGATGGGGATGGCTCCACAGGAGTCCAAACCATCAAAAAAATGGGTGGGAAGGTGATTGCACAAGATCAAGCGACATCGAAAGTGTGGGGAATGCCTGCGGCTGCCATTGCCACCGGCTGCGTTGATTGGGTTTTACCATTGGATAAAATTGGAAAGGCTATTACCCAATTAGTGGTGTATGGACAGCTCGAAAACCAGGAGGGATGA